The nucleotide window CCAGCATTGGCAGCAGTGATCAGGAACGTCACCGTGGGATCTATCTGGCCGCGCTTGGCCTGAAAGACAAACTGCACCGTGCAAAGGAGTGCAAGCGCGGCCATCAGCCCCGCGCGATGACCCCACCACCGCCGCCCCAGGTCATAGACAAGCCACAGCGTGCCGAGCGATGCGAGTAATGAGGGGAGCAGGAAAGCAATCTCCCAGTCTCCCGTCACCTTGAAGGATGCCGCTTGCAGCGCCATGAACAGCGGCGGCTTGTCAGAGTACCAATCGGTTCCTCGATGAGGAATGAGCCAGTTGCCCGACGCCACCATCTGGTGTGCGACAAGTGCAAAGCGGGGTTCGTCGGATGGGGTCGGCGTACGCATGCCGATGCCCGCCGCCAACAGCACCACGGCAGCGAGCATGAGCAGCCATCGTTCAAGTAGCTCGTAGGGACCCTTCGCCTTTGCGGGCGCTTGCGCGCCGATGGCCGCCTGCTCCCATGAGACGCGCCGCACCATCAAATAGAAAGTCCAAGCTGGTCGAAATGGCTTTGCCGATGCGCGCCAGCGCCGAGCTCGTTGGACGGTGCGTCGCGCCGGCTTCCGCCTTGTCTTGGGCTACCCAGAATCGAGGCAAACGAAAGCACCACCTGTGACGCGGCATCCTGCGGTGAGCGTCCCGTTGTTAGCAGTGAACAGCAGCCGGACCCGTACGGTGCGTAGACCGAAGCGTCCGTCACACTGAACAAGCCCACGGTCGGCACCTTCGATGCCACGGCCAGATGCATCACGCCACAGTCGGCTGAGATCATCAGGTCGACGTTCGCCATGACCGCGCCCATCCGGCGTATGTCGGATGAGTAGTAGCCCCCGCACGTCTCGCCCAGCATCGAATGACCATGCGCCGGAATCAGCTCGACGATGCTTGAGGCAGCGCAATTGCTCTTGAAGCTCTGAATGAACTGCGCCCACCACTCCGACGAATAGCGCTTCGCGCCCGTTGCGTTCGCAAATATGCCGACGACAGGATGATCTGCCGCGCGCTCACCCTCATCGAGGACTTGTCGTAATGCGGCCAAACCCTGTACCCGCTCTTCGCTCGACAGGCGGATGTCGAGTGAAGGATACGATGCCGATGCCTGCACCTGGCCTGTGTGTTCCGTGCAGGCCCAGCGAACCAGATGGATGGCCCTGCGAGCCATGTGCTTGCCCGCAACATCCGTTGGCACGGCGTGCGTCAGGCCTGACCCACGGCGGTCATCACTAAAACCAAGCGTGAACCGACCACGCATATGCAGCGTCATGGCGCGACTGAAGCCGGAGCCGAGACACGGATCAATAATCAGGTCGTAGTACGTTTGCCGCACGCTGTGCAGCAGCGAAAGAAACGCTACGGGATGCTTGAATCCACGCCTGGGAAGGCAGAACACGTTCTTGATGCTGAAGAAATGGGAGAACACTTCTTCGGCGATGTCGCCTTCCGCAAGAACATCAATCTCCGCGCCGGGATAGAGCTGCTCCAGCTCCTGAATAAGCGGCGTAAGCAAGATGGTGTTGCCCAACCGATGATTAGGTCGGCAAACAAGGATTCTGTAGATGCCGCGGCGCGGCAAAGGCTGCGGTAAAGCATGAGCCGTGGTTTTTTTCACGAAGCACCGATATCAGGCATCTGTCACAAGTGACCATCGCTTCATGCGGTGTACCAGCATGACCCCTGGCTTGGCTGTGTCCTTCAGTCACTTAAGTATTTCCTGAGGCTCCTTTCGGAATACTTATG belongs to Dyella terrae and includes:
- a CDS encoding glycosyltransferase family 9 protein; this translates as MKKTTAHALPQPLPRRGIYRILVCRPNHRLGNTILLTPLIQELEQLYPGAEIDVLAEGDIAEEVFSHFFSIKNVFCLPRRGFKHPVAFLSLLHSVRQTYYDLIIDPCLGSGFSRAMTLHMRGRFTLGFSDDRRGSGLTHAVPTDVAGKHMARRAIHLVRWACTEHTGQVQASASYPSLDIRLSSEERVQGLAALRQVLDEGERAADHPVVGIFANATGAKRYSSEWWAQFIQSFKSNCAASSIVELIPAHGHSMLGETCGGYYSSDIRRMGAVMANVDLMISADCGVMHLAVASKVPTVGLFSVTDASVYAPYGSGCCSLLTTGRSPQDAASQVVLSFASILGSPRQGGSRRDAPSNELGAGAHRQSHFDQLGLSI